The Nocardia sp. NBC_01329 sequence GTCGCGGGCGATCTTACGGAAGAAGAAATCCTGCGCCTGGATCGCGGTGGTGCCCTCGTACAGCGAGTCGATCTTCGCGTCGCGGATGTACTGCTCGATCGGATAGTCCTGCAGGAAACCGGAGCCGCCCAGGGTCTGCAGCGATTCGGTCAGGTACTGGTAGGCCCGTTCCGAGCCGACACCCTTGACGATCGGCAGCAGCAGGTCGTTGACGCGGGCGGCGGTATCGGCGTCCGCGCCGGAGACGGCAGCCGCGATATCGGCGTCCTGGTGGGCCGCGGTGTAGAGGTACACCGCGCGTAGGCCTTCCGCGTAGGCCTTCTGGGTGGCCAGGCTGCGGCGCACATCCGGGTGGTGGGTGATGCTGACGCGCGGCGCGGTCTTATCGGTCATCTTGGTCAGGTCGGCTCCCTGGACCCGCTGTTTGGCGTAGTCGAGGGCGTTCAGGTAGCCGGTCGACAGGGTGGCGATCGCCTTGGTGCCGACCATCATCCGCGCGTGCTCGATGACGTCGAACATCTGCGCGATGCCCTGGTGGACCTCGCCGACGAGCCAGCCCTGGGCGGGGACGCCGTGACCGCCGAAGGTGACCTCACAGGTGGCCGAGACCTTCAGGCCCATCTTGTGCTCGACATTGGTGACGAAGACGCCGTTGCGGTCGCCGAGTTCGCCGGTCTCGTGGTCGAAGTGGAACTTCGGTACGAAGAACAGCGACAGGCCTTTGGTGCCCGGGCCCGCGCCCTCGGGGCGGGCGAGCACCAGGTGCATGATGTTCGGGAACAGGTCGTCGGAGTCGGCCGAGGTGATGAAGCGCTTCACGCCCTCGATATGCCAGGAGCCGTCCTCCTGCTGGACCGCTTTGGTGCGGCCGGCGCCCACATCGGAGCCGGCGTCGGGCTCGGTGAGCACCATGGTGGCGCCCCAGCCCTGCTCGACGGCGATCTTGGCCCACTTCTTCTGCTCTTCGGTGGCGTTGTTGTAGAAGATATTGGCGAAACCGGGGCCGGCGGCGTACATGAAGGCCGCGGGCTGGGCGCCCAGGACCAGTTCGGCGATGGCCCAGTAGGCGGCGCGGGGGACGTCGATACCGCCGAGTTCGGGGTCGACGGCGTAGGAGTCCCAGCCGCCTTCCTGCAGGGTGCGGTAGCTCTTCTTGAACGATTCGGGGATGGAGATCGTATGAGTCTCTGGGTCGAAGACCGGGGGGTTGCGGTCGGCGTCGGCGAAGGATTCGCCCAGCGGCCCCTCGGCAAGGCGACGGACTTCGTTCAGCATCTCCTTGACGGTGTCGGCGTCCAGATCGCCGTACGCGCCGGATTCGAGGATGCTGCCGAGGCCGAGTACCTCGAAGAGGTTGAACTCCAGGTCGCGGACGTTGCTCTTGTAATGACCCATTGTGATACTCACTCTCCGTTGAGTCGGGTGCGGTCGGTGTGGATACCGTTCCCGCCCGTCGGTTGCCGTCGGGTAGCTGACGCGTAACGACAGGCTACTCACGGGTAACTTATTGATTATATTACCGGCG is a genomic window containing:
- a CDS encoding acyl-CoA dehydrogenase; translation: MGHYKSNVRDLEFNLFEVLGLGSILESGAYGDLDADTVKEMLNEVRRLAEGPLGESFADADRNPPVFDPETHTISIPESFKKSYRTLQEGGWDSYAVDPELGGIDVPRAAYWAIAELVLGAQPAAFMYAAGPGFANIFYNNATEEQKKWAKIAVEQGWGATMVLTEPDAGSDVGAGRTKAVQQEDGSWHIEGVKRFITSADSDDLFPNIMHLVLARPEGAGPGTKGLSLFFVPKFHFDHETGELGDRNGVFVTNVEHKMGLKVSATCEVTFGGHGVPAQGWLVGEVHQGIAQMFDVIEHARMMVGTKAIATLSTGYLNALDYAKQRVQGADLTKMTDKTAPRVSITHHPDVRRSLATQKAYAEGLRAVYLYTAAHQDADIAAAVSGADADTAARVNDLLLPIVKGVGSERAYQYLTESLQTLGGSGFLQDYPIEQYIRDAKIDSLYEGTTAIQAQDFFFRKIARDRGVALAHVAGQIQQFIDSEAGNGRLKGERKLLATALEDVQAMAATLTGHLMGAQEQTDELYKVGLGSVRFLLSVGDLLIGWQLLRHAEIAGAALDAGADGADKSFYQGKVAVAQFFARNILPELTATRTVLSNLDNDIMELDEAAF